Within the Pseudomonas fulva genome, the region TGCAGCCGACGACAGCCAGCGCGACCGGGTGACCCAGCGCCTGGCTTCCATAAGCTCCGACCTAGCCGCAGAGATCTGTAGCGGCTGACTAGTTCTGAAGCGGCGGTAGACGCCAGTCGATCGGCGTCAGCCCGTTCTGCTCGAGGAACTTGTTGGTGCGGCTGAAATGGCCGTTGCCGATAAAGCCCCGATGCGCCGACAACGGCGACGGGTGCGGCGAACGCAGCACCAGATGCTTGCTGGTGTCGATCAGCCGCTCCTTGCTCTGCGCATGGGCGCCCCAGAGCAAAAACACCAGATGCGGGCGCTGCTCGCTGACCACCGAAATGATCCGGTCCGTGAACGGTTGCCAGCCCTTGGCCGCATGGGAGCCGGCATTGGCGCGCTCGACGGTGAGCGAGGTGTTGAGCAGGAGTACGCCCTGCTCCGCCCAGGACTGCAGATAGCCATGGTTGGGAATATCGATATTGAGGTCGCGCTTGAGCTCCTTATAGATGTTCACCAGCGACGGCGGCGTGGCCACTCCGGGCTGCACCGAGAAGCACAGGCCATGGGCCTGGCCTGGACCGTGGTAAGGATCCTGGCCGATGATCACCACCTTGACCTGATCGAGGGGCGTGGAATCCAGCGCGTTGAAGATCAGCGGGCCGGGTGGATAGATCTCCTTGCCTGCCGCCTTTTCCTGGCGCAGGAAATCGCCCAGGGCGCTCATGTAAGGCTTGTCGAATTCGTCGTGGAGCGCCTGTTTCCAGCCGGCCTCCAGCTTGACCTTGTCTGCGGCGGACATGCCTGCTCCCGGTAATCCAGTGAAACCGGCACGCTAGAGAAGCCTCCTGCTCAAGTCAAGGCAACCCCCCGGTCAAGAGCGACGGCAAGGTTTGGCGGCGGCAATTTCTTAGACCAAAAGCGAATCACGGGAACAGCCGCAACAGGTTAAAACGGAGCAGCCAATGCTCGATCAGCCCGGTGGCGTGGGTAGGTGGTTTCGTCCGGCGGCG harbors:
- the ung gene encoding uracil-DNA glycosylase, encoding MSAADKVKLEAGWKQALHDEFDKPYMSALGDFLRQEKAAGKEIYPPGPLIFNALDSTPLDQVKVVIIGQDPYHGPGQAHGLCFSVQPGVATPPSLVNIYKELKRDLNIDIPNHGYLQSWAEQGVLLLNTSLTVERANAGSHAAKGWQPFTDRIISVVSEQRPHLVFLLWGAHAQSKERLIDTSKHLVLRSPHPSPLSAHRGFIGNGHFSRTNKFLEQNGLTPIDWRLPPLQN